The Lichenihabitans psoromatis genome contains a region encoding:
- the murG gene encoding undecaprenyldiphospho-muramoylpentapeptide beta-N-acetylglucosaminyltransferase, producing the protein MAVRIKTQRHNGPVLVAAGGTGGHLFPAEALSRALGQRNIPVELVTDTRALAYADTFPADAIHAVRAATPTGGSALSKVNAMLTLGRGSLQARALLGRINPCVVVGFGGYPTVPPMVAALSRRIPVILHEQNAVIGRANAFLARGATAIATGFETLGRASAGVLAKATHTGNPVRPAVLAAAASPYPGFADGMLRILVTGGSQGARVMSDVVPSAIALLDDSSRQRLIVVQQARGEDEARVRAVYREAGVQAEVAPFFADLPARIGAAHLVIARAGASTVSELAVIGRPSILVPFPHALDQDQAANAQILQRTGAALVVRQSAFTPDALARELNRILASPAEILAPQAAQAKRAGLPDAAERLADLVLTIAGVTAHDAAASDIASLQGSLVR; encoded by the coding sequence ATGGCGGTGCGGATCAAGACACAGCGCCACAACGGTCCGGTCCTGGTCGCGGCTGGCGGCACCGGCGGGCATCTGTTCCCGGCCGAGGCGCTGAGCCGCGCTCTGGGGCAGCGCAACATTCCGGTGGAACTCGTCACCGACACCCGCGCGCTCGCTTATGCCGACACTTTCCCGGCCGATGCGATCCATGCGGTCCGCGCCGCAACGCCGACCGGCGGCTCCGCCCTGTCCAAGGTCAATGCGATGCTGACCTTGGGGCGAGGCTCGTTGCAGGCCCGCGCTCTGCTCGGACGCATCAACCCGTGTGTTGTGGTGGGCTTCGGCGGCTATCCGACGGTGCCGCCGATGGTGGCCGCGCTATCGCGGCGCATCCCCGTGATCCTGCACGAGCAGAATGCCGTGATCGGGCGCGCCAACGCCTTTCTGGCACGCGGCGCCACCGCGATCGCGACGGGCTTCGAGACCCTTGGGCGCGCCTCGGCCGGCGTGCTCGCCAAGGCGACCCACACGGGTAATCCCGTTCGGCCCGCCGTTCTAGCCGCCGCCGCTAGCCCCTACCCCGGGTTTGCGGATGGCATGCTGCGGATCCTCGTGACGGGCGGCTCGCAAGGGGCGCGTGTCATGTCGGATGTGGTGCCGTCCGCCATCGCGCTTCTCGATGACAGCAGCCGACAGCGGCTCATCGTCGTGCAGCAGGCCCGCGGCGAAGACGAAGCCCGTGTCCGCGCCGTTTATCGGGAGGCCGGCGTGCAGGCCGAAGTGGCTCCGTTCTTTGCAGACTTGCCGGCCCGCATAGGCGCCGCGCATCTCGTCATCGCGCGAGCCGGTGCGTCCACGGTCAGCGAACTCGCGGTGATCGGCCGCCCCTCGATCCTCGTGCCATTCCCCCACGCGCTCGATCAGGACCAGGCCGCGAACGCGCAGATCCTGCAGCGCACCGGCGCGGCCTTGGTGGTCCGCCAATCGGCCTTCACGCCGGACGCGCTGGCGCGTGAACTGAACCGCATTCTCGCCAGTCCCGCCGAAATTCTCGCCCCGCAAGCCGCACAGGCCAAACGTGCCGGGTTGCCGGATGCCGCCGAGCGCCTCGCCGATCTCGTCCTCACGATTGCCGGTGTCACGGCCCATGATGCCGCCGCAAGCGACATCGCCTCTCTTCAAGGAAGCCTCGTCCGATGA
- a CDS encoding FtsW/RodA/SpoVE family cell cycle protein: protein MISRAENSRLANWWWTVDRWLLGALGLLMILGIVLAMAGSPAVAERLGLSTFYFVRHQAMFMLPAAALLIATSFLSPRDTRRAALLLFVVGMGLIIVALMFGHEVKGSRRWIFGIQPSEFVKPAFVILAAWAFSEGARRRDVPGNLLALLLLPITVVPLILQPDFGQTMLLSIVWATLFFMAGLHLFWVVGLGGAGAASVFLAYKLVPHVRDRILHFVDPSNGPGASDTFQVDTAMESFASGSWLGKGPGEGIYKRVLPDAHTDFIFAVTGEEFGLLFCIALAGLFAFIVLRGLLLADRNDDPFCRFAAAGLVVLFGVQSCINMAVNLHLMPAKGMTLPFISYGGSSLISLAVGMGFLIAVTRKRPRAAVLDGIGDKI from the coding sequence GTGATCTCACGCGCTGAAAACTCGCGTCTCGCCAACTGGTGGTGGACGGTCGATCGCTGGCTTCTCGGCGCTCTCGGTTTGCTGATGATCCTCGGTATCGTGCTAGCGATGGCGGGCAGCCCCGCGGTCGCGGAACGGCTCGGACTGTCGACATTCTACTTCGTGCGCCATCAAGCGATGTTCATGCTGCCGGCCGCCGCCTTGCTGATCGCGACGTCATTCCTGTCGCCGCGCGACACACGCCGCGCCGCCCTGCTTCTGTTCGTGGTCGGCATGGGTCTGATCATCGTAGCCCTCATGTTCGGACACGAGGTGAAGGGGTCGAGGCGTTGGATCTTCGGCATCCAGCCCTCCGAATTCGTCAAGCCCGCCTTCGTGATCCTGGCCGCATGGGCGTTTTCGGAAGGCGCGCGGCGGCGCGACGTGCCCGGCAACCTGCTGGCCCTGCTGCTCCTGCCGATCACGGTCGTTCCCTTGATCCTGCAGCCGGATTTCGGGCAGACGATGCTGCTCTCGATCGTGTGGGCGACTCTCTTCTTCATGGCGGGGCTGCATCTGTTCTGGGTCGTCGGCCTCGGCGGCGCCGGTGCCGCCAGCGTGTTCCTGGCCTATAAGCTCGTGCCGCATGTGCGCGACCGCATTCTTCACTTCGTCGATCCGAGCAATGGCCCCGGCGCCAGCGACACGTTCCAGGTCGATACCGCGATGGAAAGCTTCGCGTCGGGCTCCTGGCTCGGCAAGGGACCGGGCGAAGGCATTTACAAGCGCGTGCTGCCCGACGCCCATACCGACTTTATCTTTGCGGTCACGGGCGAGGAATTCGGCCTGTTATTCTGCATCGCGCTGGCCGGCCTCTTCGCCTTCATCGTCTTGCGCGGCCTGCTCCTGGCCGACCGAAACGACGACCCATTCTGCCGGTTCGCCGCTGCCGGCCTCGTGGTGCTCTTCGGGGTGCAGAGCTGCATCAACATGGCGGTCAACCTTCACCTGATGCCCGCCAAGGGCATGACGCTGCCGTTCATCTCCTATGGTGGATCATCGCTCATCAGCTTGGCGGTCGGCATGGGATTTCTGATCGCGGTGACGCGGAAGCGTCCACGCGCCGCCGTGCTCGACGGCATCGGAGACAAGATCTGA
- the murD gene encoding UDP-N-acetylmuramoyl-L-alanine--D-glutamate ligase, translating into MTPVTAFADQHLALFGLGGSGLATAEALLAGGAQVTAWDDSETSREAARTRGIKVADLRDADWSGFSALVLAPGVPLTHPEPHWTATLAQAAGLPVIGDIELFCRERAKVAPDAPLIAITGTNGKSTTTALIAHLCRSAGWDTQMGGNIGVPVLALDPPANNRVHVLELSSFQIDLAPSLHASVGILLNLTPDHIDRHGTMENYAAIKERLVASSDRALVGVDDPHSAAIAARVKASGITLTTISVAGRPADVTLDGTRLMRNHDTLADLAGVATLRGRHNAQNAAVAIVAVQAVASMQPASQPIDVPKALHGFGGLPHRMEQVGQRGHVLFVNDSKATNADAAEQSLKSFDPVFWIVGGVAKEGGLAPLAPVFGRVAKAYLIGTSSAAFAAELDGHVEVEDCGTLDVAVAAAARDAARSDAAEPVVLLAPACASYDQFKNFEQRGTRFRELVEALPASLAGQAEEKSRDLTR; encoded by the coding sequence ATGACGCCCGTCACGGCCTTCGCGGATCAGCATCTCGCCTTGTTCGGGCTTGGCGGCTCGGGCCTTGCGACGGCCGAAGCGCTGTTGGCGGGTGGCGCGCAGGTGACAGCCTGGGACGATTCGGAGACCTCGCGCGAGGCCGCGCGGACGCGCGGCATAAAGGTGGCGGACCTCCGCGACGCGGATTGGTCCGGTTTTTCGGCGCTCGTGCTGGCGCCAGGGGTTCCGCTGACCCATCCCGAGCCGCATTGGACCGCAACGCTGGCGCAGGCCGCAGGCCTTCCGGTGATCGGCGACATCGAATTGTTCTGCCGCGAGCGCGCCAAAGTCGCGCCGGATGCGCCGCTCATCGCCATCACGGGCACCAACGGCAAATCGACCACGACGGCATTGATCGCGCATCTCTGCCGCTCAGCGGGTTGGGACACGCAGATGGGCGGCAATATCGGCGTGCCGGTTCTGGCGCTCGATCCGCCCGCGAACAACCGCGTCCATGTGCTTGAATTGTCGAGCTTTCAGATCGATCTCGCGCCGAGCCTGCATGCCTCTGTCGGGATCCTTCTCAATCTCACGCCGGATCACATCGATCGCCATGGCACGATGGAGAATTACGCCGCCATCAAGGAGCGTCTTGTGGCATCCTCCGATCGGGCTTTGGTCGGTGTCGACGACCCCCATTCGGCGGCCATCGCGGCGCGGGTCAAAGCAAGTGGCATCACGCTCACCACGATCTCGGTCGCGGGTCGGCCGGCGGATGTCACGCTCGACGGCACGCGGCTGATGCGGAACCACGACACACTCGCCGATCTTGCCGGTGTTGCGACATTGCGCGGCCGCCATAATGCGCAGAACGCCGCTGTCGCCATCGTCGCCGTGCAGGCCGTCGCTTCGATGCAGCCCGCGAGCCAACCGATCGATGTTCCGAAAGCGCTGCACGGCTTCGGAGGTCTTCCGCACCGGATGGAGCAGGTTGGGCAGCGCGGACACGTGCTGTTCGTCAATGACTCGAAAGCCACCAATGCGGATGCGGCCGAGCAGTCGCTCAAGTCGTTCGATCCTGTTTTCTGGATCGTCGGCGGCGTCGCCAAGGAGGGCGGCCTCGCCCCGCTCGCGCCTGTCTTCGGCCGTGTCGCCAAAGCTTATCTGATCGGGACGTCCAGCGCGGCCTTTGCGGCCGAACTCGATGGGCATGTCGAGGTCGAAGACTGCGGCACCCTCGATGTCGCCGTGGCGGCGGCGGCGCGCGACGCGGCACGTTCGGACGCGGCCGAGCCGGTCGTGTTGCTGGCCCCCGCTTGCGCGTCTTACGACCAGTTCAAAAATTTCGAGCAACGGGGCACGCGCTTCCGAGAGCTCGTCGAGGCGCTGCCTGCCTCGCTCGCAGGTCAGGCTGAGGAGAAGTCCCGTGATCTCACGCGCTGA
- the mraY gene encoding phospho-N-acetylmuramoyl-pentapeptide-transferase produces MLTWLTDFAGVFSPLNLFRYLTFRTIGATATAALFVFLFGPRIIAALRLKQGKGQPIRLDGPASHLLTKKGTPTMGGLMILSGLVFSTLLWANLRSPYVWVVLLVTLGFGMIGFYDDLLKVTKQTHKGFSGRMRLGLETLIAAVAVWVMMKVGPASTTGLALPFFNGYVADLGMFFVVFGAFVIVSSGNAVNLTDGLDGLAIVPVMVAAATFGLIAYFAGNFLFATYLGINHVPQTGELAVVAGAVIGAGIGFLWFNAPPAQIFMGDTGSLALGGLIGTIAVAVKHEVVLCIVGGLFVLEALSVIVQVASFKMTGRRVFRMAPIHHHFEQLGWSESQIVIRFWIIAFMLALIGLSTLKVR; encoded by the coding sequence ATGCTGACTTGGCTTACGGATTTCGCGGGTGTGTTCAGTCCGCTCAACCTGTTCCGGTATCTCACCTTCCGGACCATCGGAGCGACCGCAACCGCAGCCTTGTTCGTGTTTCTCTTCGGTCCCCGAATCATCGCGGCGCTGCGGCTGAAGCAGGGGAAGGGCCAGCCGATCCGGCTCGACGGACCCGCCTCGCACCTTCTCACCAAGAAAGGCACGCCCACCATGGGCGGCCTGATGATTCTATCAGGGCTCGTCTTCTCGACCCTGCTCTGGGCCAACCTGCGGAGCCCCTATGTCTGGGTGGTCCTGCTGGTGACGCTCGGCTTCGGCATGATCGGCTTCTACGACGATCTTTTGAAGGTGACGAAACAGACCCACAAGGGGTTCTCGGGCCGCATGCGGCTCGGGCTCGAGACGTTGATCGCGGCCGTCGCGGTCTGGGTCATGATGAAGGTTGGGCCGGCCAGCACGACCGGCCTCGCCTTGCCGTTTTTCAACGGTTACGTGGCTGATCTCGGCATGTTTTTCGTGGTCTTCGGCGCCTTCGTGATCGTCTCGTCCGGCAATGCCGTGAACCTGACCGATGGCCTTGATGGACTGGCGATCGTTCCCGTCATGGTGGCGGCCGCGACCTTCGGGCTGATCGCCTATTTCGCCGGCAACTTCCTGTTCGCGACCTATCTCGGCATCAACCATGTGCCCCAGACCGGCGAGTTGGCGGTGGTGGCCGGGGCGGTGATCGGGGCCGGCATCGGCTTTTTGTGGTTCAACGCGCCACCGGCCCAGATCTTCATGGGCGACACAGGATCGCTGGCGCTCGGCGGCCTGATCGGAACGATCGCGGTCGCGGTCAAGCACGAGGTCGTGCTTTGCATCGTCGGCGGCCTCTTCGTGCTCGAAGCCCTCTCGGTGATCGTCCAGGTCGCCTCGTTTAAGATGACCGGACGCCGCGTGTTCCGCATGGCGCCGATCCATCATCATTTCGAACAGCTCGGCTGGTCGGAATCGCAGATCGTGATCCGGTTCTGGATCATCGCCTTCATGCTCGCCCTCATCGGCCTCTCGACCCTGAAGGTGCGCTGA
- a CDS encoding UDP-N-acetylmuramoylalanyl-D-glutamyl-2,6-diaminopimelate--D-alanyl-D-alanine ligase, with product MTRDKLWSGFGLVTPLDARVAGPIPTGISGVSIDTRTIEPGDLFVAIKGDASDGHNHVATAFEKGAAAAVVDESHYDMERGRGSLYIVTDTLKAMQSLGRAARARTDAKIVAVTGSVGKTGTKEALRLVLSGAGETHASAASYNNHWGVPLTLARMPRATQFGVFEIGMNHAGEIEPLTAMVKPHVAIITTVAPVHLEFFRSVSEIADAKAEIFSGLQPGGTAIINRDIDTFYRLLTRAEASPAARVLTFGEHPEADARLDSLTPELNGSSVQATIHGRPVHFRLGAPGRHLAMNALAVLLAAAEVGIDPFFASLALAAYSAGPGRGERTILQTEAGPITLIDESYNANPASMRAALALLGSTPVGDGGRRIAVLGDMRELGPDAPALHEALAGEVQAQSVDLLFAAGPLTRPLYDAVPSATRGLWAEQSTAIQAPLAAALRAGDVVMVKGSNGSKMGPLVAALKSQFAPRSGEV from the coding sequence ATGACGCGCGATAAGCTCTGGTCCGGCTTCGGCCTCGTCACGCCGCTCGACGCACGCGTCGCCGGCCCCATCCCGACCGGTATTTCGGGCGTTTCGATCGACACTCGCACGATCGAGCCCGGTGATCTCTTCGTCGCCATCAAGGGCGACGCCAGCGATGGGCACAACCATGTCGCGACAGCCTTTGAAAAAGGTGCTGCAGCCGCCGTGGTCGATGAGAGCCACTACGATATGGAGCGTGGGCGCGGCTCACTTTATATCGTGACCGACACGCTGAAAGCCATGCAGAGCCTCGGCCGCGCGGCCCGCGCCAGAACCGACGCCAAAATCGTCGCGGTGACCGGCTCGGTCGGCAAGACCGGCACCAAGGAAGCGCTGCGCCTCGTGCTCAGCGGCGCCGGTGAGACCCACGCCTCGGCAGCATCCTACAACAACCATTGGGGCGTGCCCCTGACGCTGGCGCGCATGCCGCGAGCGACGCAATTTGGCGTGTTCGAGATCGGCATGAACCATGCGGGCGAGATCGAACCGCTGACCGCGATGGTCAAGCCGCATGTCGCCATCATCACGACGGTGGCGCCCGTCCATCTCGAGTTTTTCCGCTCGGTCTCCGAGATCGCCGACGCCAAAGCCGAGATCTTTTCCGGCCTTCAGCCGGGCGGCACCGCGATCATCAATCGGGACATCGACACGTTTTATCGTTTGCTGACCCGCGCCGAAGCCTCGCCGGCGGCTCGCGTGCTGACCTTCGGCGAGCATCCGGAGGCGGATGCACGCCTCGATTCGCTGACGCCGGAGCTCAATGGATCGAGCGTTCAGGCGACCATCCACGGCAGGCCGGTCCACTTCCGACTCGGCGCGCCGGGGCGTCACCTCGCCATGAACGCGCTGGCGGTTCTGCTCGCAGCGGCCGAGGTCGGCATCGATCCCTTCTTCGCCAGCTTGGCGCTTGCGGCCTATTCGGCCGGGCCGGGACGTGGCGAACGCACGATCCTGCAGACCGAGGCGGGCCCCATCACGCTCATCGACGAAAGCTATAATGCCAACCCGGCCTCGATGCGGGCCGCACTCGCGCTCCTCGGCTCAACGCCGGTCGGCGACGGCGGGCGCCGCATCGCGGTTCTGGGCGACATGCGCGAACTTGGGCCGGATGCGCCGGCCTTGCACGAAGCGCTCGCCGGCGAGGTGCAGGCACAGTCGGTCGATCTTCTGTTCGCGGCCGGCCCCCTCACGCGCCCGCTTTATGATGCTGTGCCATCCGCCACCCGAGGGTTGTGGGCCGAGCAATCGACGGCTATCCAGGCGCCCTTGGCGGCTGCCCTCCGGGCGGGCGACGTGGTCATGGTGAAAGGCTCCAACGGCAGCAAAATGGGGCCGCTCGTCGCCGCGCTGAAAAGCCAATTCGCACCCCGCTCCGGCGAGGTTTGA
- a CDS encoding UDP-N-acetylmuramoyl-L-alanyl-D-glutamate--2,6-diaminopimelate ligase yields the protein MDIAALASDSRAVVPGTLFFAVPGTRQDGSAFIPQAIQRGAVAIVMETGAAPVTSAVPLIEVPDIRVALATAAAAFTPGQPGTIVAVTGTSGKTSVTAFLRQMWTILGQQAASLGTIGVVAPSGAVYGSLTTPDPITLHATLDKLGREGVTHLAVEASSHGLDQHRLDGLRLAAGGFTNLSHDHLDYHADLADYLRAKLRLFDTLLPAGGAAVIDADSDVAPTVIAAAQARGLRVWTTGRAGHDLRLISAEPEGFDTRLSVEHAGHTFAVRLPLAGAFQVANALLAAGLCLATGSEPEAVFGSLERLEGAPGRLERVGSHKGAPIFVDYAHKPDALDKILETLRPYARGRLTVVFGCGGDRDAAKRPLMGAIAVRRADRVIVTDDNPRSEDPAAIRHAILAAAPDAIEIADRGAAIRMAVADLCDGDVLVVAGKGHETGQIVGGTVLPFSDHETVLAAIAEAQR from the coding sequence ATGGACATCGCGGCTTTGGCGTCGGACAGCCGCGCCGTCGTGCCGGGCACGTTGTTCTTCGCCGTTCCTGGAACCCGGCAGGATGGATCGGCTTTCATTCCGCAAGCGATCCAGCGCGGGGCCGTCGCCATCGTGATGGAAACCGGCGCGGCGCCGGTCACGTCCGCCGTGCCGCTCATCGAGGTTCCCGACATCCGCGTCGCGCTCGCTACGGCTGCGGCCGCCTTCACGCCCGGCCAGCCCGGCACCATCGTGGCCGTCACGGGCACCAGCGGCAAAACCTCCGTCACCGCCTTTCTACGCCAGATGTGGACGATCCTCGGCCAGCAGGCAGCCTCTCTCGGCACCATCGGGGTCGTGGCTCCGAGCGGCGCGGTCTATGGCTCGCTGACCACACCCGATCCGATCACGCTCCATGCGACGCTCGACAAACTCGGCCGCGAGGGCGTCACCCATCTCGCGGTCGAAGCCTCCTCGCACGGGCTCGACCAGCATCGGCTGGACGGGCTGCGGCTCGCGGCGGGCGGCTTTACCAACCTGTCGCACGATCACCTCGATTATCACGCCGACCTCGCCGATTATCTCCGGGCCAAGCTCCGCTTGTTCGACACGCTGCTGCCGGCCGGTGGCGCCGCCGTTATCGACGCGGACAGTGATGTCGCGCCAACCGTTATCGCGGCGGCGCAGGCACGCGGCTTGCGGGTGTGGACCACGGGCCGCGCTGGCCATGACCTTCGCTTGATCTCGGCCGAACCCGAGGGATTCGACACACGGTTGAGCGTCGAACATGCCGGTCACACCTTCGCTGTTCGGCTGCCGCTCGCCGGCGCGTTTCAGGTCGCCAACGCCCTGCTGGCGGCGGGCCTCTGCCTTGCCACGGGCAGCGAGCCCGAGGCGGTTTTCGGAAGCCTCGAACGGCTCGAGGGCGCGCCGGGCCGTCTCGAACGGGTCGGCAGCCACAAGGGCGCGCCGATCTTCGTCGACTATGCCCATAAGCCGGACGCGCTCGACAAAATACTCGAGACGCTGCGTCCCTATGCGCGCGGCCGCTTGACGGTCGTGTTCGGCTGCGGCGGCGATCGTGACGCGGCCAAGCGTCCCTTGATGGGCGCCATCGCGGTGCGGCGTGCCGATCGCGTCATCGTGACGGACGACAATCCCCGCTCGGAAGATCCGGCCGCCATCCGGCACGCCATCCTGGCAGCCGCGCCGGACGCGATCGAAATTGCCGATCGTGGCGCGGCGATCCGCATGGCCGTTGCGGACCTCTGCGACGGTGACGTGTTGGTGGTGGCCGGCAAAGGACACGAGACCGGCCAGATCGTCGGCGGAACCGTGCTGCCCTTTTCGGACCACGAAACCGTTCTGGCCGCCATCGCGGAGGCTCAACGATGA
- a CDS encoding peptidoglycan D,D-transpeptidase FtsI family protein, whose product MAESNVDFIEPDPAGAPKSRMAQFLADVMRTRLDKSSSRLRLVAIGFIMVFGLISGKLVLLGFKPDNSQSLKGAAAEAVSGARPDILDRNGAVMATDIKTMSVFAEPRRIIDKDEAVELLTAVLPDVDAHDLRDRLGSRKGFVWVKRGITPSQQAEVYHLGLPGIGFLPENRRVYPNGPIAAHVLGFANLDNQGIAGIEKYIDGQGLADLHGAGFKLSSDDLKPITLSIDLNATHAMRDELAKGIEHFKAKSGAAAIMNVNTGEMIAFASLPDYDPNNPAEALNLDPNHINHLTVGVYEMGSTFKAISIAMALEANKVTLNSKLDARDSLRYGRFTIHDFHNEGRFLTVPEVFKYSSNVGTARMAMLVGIEGHQAFLKKMGQFDRLRTELPENAMPLIPKPWSELNTITAAFGQGLNVAPLQAMMAVAGLVNGGYLIKPTFLRRDSDDVRTQYPRVVRPEVSEELRYLMRLNAAVGSAKKINIPGYFAGGKTGTADKIIHGRYAKDKVFTTFMSIMPADKPKYLFLVLMDDPQAVPGTYGFHTAAWNSGEVCGKIMARVAPILDMPPNFVLPQQPFPYVAKLGIGLADVMQP is encoded by the coding sequence ATGGCTGAATCGAACGTCGACTTCATCGAACCGGATCCCGCCGGGGCACCGAAGAGCCGCATGGCGCAGTTTCTCGCCGACGTCATGCGAACGCGGCTCGACAAAAGCAGCTCGCGCCTACGCCTCGTCGCGATCGGCTTCATCATGGTGTTCGGCCTGATTTCGGGCAAGCTGGTGCTGCTTGGCTTCAAGCCAGACAATTCGCAAAGCCTGAAGGGTGCGGCCGCAGAGGCCGTCTCAGGCGCCCGGCCTGACATTCTCGACCGCAACGGCGCCGTGATGGCGACCGACATCAAGACCATGTCGGTCTTCGCCGAACCGCGCCGCATCATCGACAAGGACGAGGCCGTCGAACTGCTGACGGCCGTGCTGCCGGATGTCGACGCGCACGACCTGCGGGACCGGCTTGGCTCGCGCAAAGGGTTCGTTTGGGTGAAACGCGGCATCACGCCGAGCCAGCAGGCGGAGGTTTATCACCTCGGCCTGCCCGGCATCGGCTTCCTGCCGGAGAATCGTCGCGTCTACCCGAATGGGCCGATCGCGGCGCATGTTCTCGGCTTCGCCAACCTCGACAATCAGGGCATCGCCGGTATCGAGAAATATATCGACGGACAAGGTTTGGCCGACCTGCACGGCGCCGGCTTCAAACTATCGTCCGACGACCTCAAGCCCATCACGCTGTCGATCGACCTCAACGCCACCCATGCGATGCGCGACGAACTCGCCAAGGGCATCGAGCATTTCAAGGCGAAATCCGGCGCAGCCGCGATCATGAACGTCAACACCGGCGAGATGATCGCTTTCGCGTCCCTGCCCGACTACGACCCCAATAATCCAGCCGAAGCGCTCAACCTCGATCCAAATCACATCAACCATCTCACGGTCGGCGTTTACGAGATGGGGTCGACCTTCAAGGCGATCTCGATCGCGATGGCGCTCGAGGCCAACAAGGTCACGCTGAACTCGAAGCTCGATGCGCGTGACAGCCTGCGTTACGGGCGCTTCACCATCCACGACTTCCACAACGAAGGACGGTTTCTGACCGTACCGGAAGTCTTCAAATACTCATCCAACGTGGGCACAGCCCGCATGGCCATGCTGGTCGGGATCGAGGGCCATCAGGCGTTTCTGAAAAAGATGGGCCAATTCGACCGGCTGCGGACCGAATTGCCCGAAAATGCCATGCCGCTGATCCCGAAGCCCTGGAGCGAGCTCAACACCATCACGGCCGCCTTCGGCCAGGGTCTCAACGTGGCCCCGTTGCAGGCCATGATGGCGGTGGCGGGCCTCGTCAACGGTGGCTACCTCATCAAGCCGACCTTCCTGCGCCGCGATTCGGACGACGTCCGGACGCAATATCCGCGCGTGGTGCGGCCCGAAGTGTCGGAAGAGCTACGCTACCTGATGCGCCTCAATGCTGCCGTGGGTTCGGCCAAGAAGATCAACATCCCGGGCTACTTCGCCGGCGGTAAGACCGGGACGGCCGATAAGATCATCCATGGCCGTTACGCCAAGGACAAGGTGTTCACCACGTTCATGTCGATCATGCCGGCCGATAAGCCCAAATACCTTTTCCTCGTCCTGATGGACGATCCGCAGGCTGTGCCGGGGACCTATGGCTTCCACACGGCCGCCTGGAACTCGGGCGAAGTCTGCGGGAAGATCATGGCTCGCGTCGCGCCCATTCTCGACATGCCGCCGAACTTCGTGCTGCCGCAGCAGCCCTTCCCTTATGTGGCGAAGCTCGGCATCGGCCTCGCAGACGTGATGCAGCCGTGA
- the ftsL gene encoding cell division protein FtsL: MWRFVNILAVTILVASAGYAYSIKYETILFAEQIIKAKHQIADQQDAIARLHAEWALLTRPERLQALAEQHTNLRMLSLDQIVQLSELPDRPPKVDTIGRKLDSLGLAEPTNTPQDRRAGGSVATPSSAR; the protein is encoded by the coding sequence ATGTGGCGCTTCGTCAACATTCTCGCGGTCACGATCCTGGTGGCGTCTGCGGGCTACGCCTATTCGATCAAATACGAGACGATCCTGTTCGCCGAACAAATCATCAAGGCCAAGCACCAGATCGCCGACCAGCAAGATGCAATCGCCCGATTGCACGCCGAATGGGCGCTGCTGACCCGTCCGGAGCGACTGCAGGCCTTGGCCGAACAGCACACGAACCTTCGGATGCTGTCGCTTGACCAGATCGTGCAACTGTCCGAACTCCCCGACCGGCCGCCAAAGGTCGACACGATCGGCCGAAAGCTCGACTCGCTCGGCTTGGCCGAGCCGACCAACACGCCGCAGGATCGCCGCGCAGGCGGCAGCGTCGCGACTCCCTCCTCGGCGAGATAA